In a genomic window of Paracoccaceae bacterium:
- the pdeM gene encoding ligase-associated DNA damage response endonuclease PdeM — protein MNSHVFTFATATLHALGSGALWWPQANLLCVSDLHLGKSERIARRGGQALPPYETRETLTRLAADIENTRAQIVICLGDSFDDLQAARALPEEERLWIARLQAGRRWIWIEGNHDAGPIEFGGEHLRDLTHGALTFRHIATQATIAEVSGHYHPKANIQTRGRRISRPAFLHDDRRLIMPAYGTYTGGLRSDAPALSQLMGPNALAILTGPVPTCVPMPR, from the coding sequence ATGAACTCACACGTTTTCACCTTTGCTACCGCCACACTTCATGCCCTAGGATCCGGTGCCCTGTGGTGGCCGCAGGCCAATCTTTTATGCGTGTCTGACCTGCATCTGGGGAAATCGGAACGGATAGCGCGTCGGGGCGGGCAGGCCCTCCCGCCTTATGAAACGCGCGAAACTTTGACACGTCTTGCGGCAGATATTGAAAACACGCGAGCTCAGATTGTGATCTGTCTGGGGGATAGCTTTGACGACCTGCAAGCTGCGAGAGCGCTGCCGGAAGAAGAAAGATTATGGATCGCGCGGCTGCAAGCGGGTCGCCGCTGGATCTGGATTGAGGGCAATCATGATGCCGGGCCCATTGAATTCGGCGGAGAGCACCTACGGGATTTGACTCACGGCGCGCTGACATTTCGTCATATCGCCACGCAAGCCACGATCGCGGAAGTATCAGGTCACTACCATCCCAAGGCCAACATCCAAACACGCGGTCGGCGCATATCACGGCCAGCTTTTTTGCATGATGACAGACGCTTGATCATGCCAGCCTATGGGACCTACACTGGCGGTCTGCGCAGCGACGCGCCCGCGCTGTCTCAATTGATGGGGCCAAATGCTCTTGCAATTCTGACAGGACCCGTGCCCACTTGCGTGCCAATGCCGCGCTAG
- a CDS encoding MOSC domain-containing protein, with the protein MPALLPTRFSGSLKWLGRVVDSEDTLRAEALERADLSFAGIEGECHGGMTRPSCVRTKAQYPNGTEIRNVRQLSVLSSEELALIAVEMGLDAIDPAWMGASLVIEGIPDFSHVPPSSRLQFPSGASITIDMENRPCIYPGREIEKDRPGFGPAFKPAAENRRGVTAWVEREGVVAIGDRVTLHIPDQPVWTHLEDARA; encoded by the coding sequence ATGCCCGCGCTTTTACCCACCCGTTTCTCTGGCAGCCTGAAATGGTTGGGGCGAGTCGTGGACAGCGAAGATACGCTGCGGGCCGAAGCCCTTGAGAGAGCGGATCTGAGCTTTGCCGGAATCGAGGGTGAATGCCACGGGGGTATGACGCGCCCTTCCTGCGTGCGTACCAAAGCGCAATATCCCAATGGAACCGAAATCCGCAATGTGCGGCAACTTTCGGTTCTTTCCAGCGAAGAGCTGGCGCTGATTGCAGTCGAGATGGGATTGGATGCGATTGATCCCGCGTGGATGGGAGCGTCCTTGGTGATCGAAGGCATCCCGGATTTTTCGCATGTCCCACCATCCTCGCGCTTGCAGTTTCCAAGCGGTGCCAGCATCACAATTGATATGGAAAACCGTCCCTGTATTTACCCCGGTCGAGAGATTGAAAAGGACCGTCCCGGATTTGGCCCAGCCTTTAAACCTGCAGCCGAAAACCGTCGCGGCGTGACGGCGTGGGTGGAACGGGAGGGGGTCGTGGCTATCGGAGATCGTGTCACGCTGCATATTCCGGATCAGCCGGTTTGGACCCATCTCGAGGACGCCCGAGCGTAA
- the folD gene encoding bifunctional methylenetetrahydrofolate dehydrogenase/methenyltetrahydrofolate cyclohydrolase FolD, translated as MSAKIIDGKAFATTVRGQVAEHVSKLRDDHGITPGLAVVLVGEDPASQVYVRSKGKQTTEVGMKSVEHKLDADTSEADLLAIIDQLNNDPEIHGILVQLPLPKHLDEDLVINSISPAKDVDGFHISNVGLLGTGQKSMVPCTPLGCLMMLRDHHGSLSGMDAVVIGRSNIVGKPMAQLLLGDSCTVTIAHSRTKDLPDVVRRADIVVAAVGRPEMVPGDWIKPGATVIDVGINRLDAPERGEGKTRLVGDVEYESCAAVAGAITPVPGGVGPMTIACLLANTVTACCRANNLPEPTGLTA; from the coding sequence ATGTCAGCAAAAATCATCGACGGAAAAGCCTTTGCCACCACTGTTCGCGGGCAGGTCGCAGAGCATGTGAGCAAGCTCAGGGATGATCATGGAATAACGCCCGGGCTGGCAGTCGTGCTCGTGGGTGAAGACCCAGCGAGCCAGGTTTACGTGCGCTCCAAAGGGAAACAAACCACCGAGGTGGGCATGAAGTCGGTGGAACACAAGCTCGATGCCGACACATCCGAAGCTGACCTGTTGGCGATTATCGACCAGCTCAACAACGATCCTGAGATCCATGGTATTCTGGTTCAACTGCCGTTGCCCAAACATCTGGATGAGGATTTGGTCATCAACTCGATTTCTCCGGCCAAGGATGTGGACGGATTTCACATCTCAAACGTAGGCTTGCTGGGGACCGGGCAGAAATCCATGGTACCCTGCACGCCGCTCGGTTGCCTGATGATGTTGCGCGATCATCATGGATCGCTATCGGGTATGGATGCCGTCGTGATTGGACGTTCCAACATTGTCGGTAAACCCATGGCACAGCTGCTGTTGGGGGATAGTTGCACCGTTACCATCGCGCACAGCCGGACCAAAGACCTTCCAGACGTGGTACGACGTGCCGATATCGTCGTGGCCGCAGTCGGGCGCCCCGAAATGGTGCCGGGCGATTGGATCAAACCCGGTGCGACGGTCATTGACGTGGGTATCAACCGGCTTGATGCGCCGGAGCGGGGCGAGGGCAAGACGCGTCTTGTTGGGGATGTGGAATATGAAAGCTGCGCCGCTGTCGCCGGGGCGATTACACCTGTACCGGGCGGTGTCGGGCCGATGACAATCGCCTGTTTGCTGGCCAATACTGTGACGGCTTGCTGTCGCGCCAATAATCTGCCGGAACCGACTGGCTTGACGGCTTAA
- a CDS encoding formate--tetrahydrofolate ligase encodes MAYKTDIEIAREASKQPIQDIGEKLGISSNDLLPYGHDKAKVSQQFINSVQGNDNGKLILVTAINPTPAGEGKTTTTVGLGDGLNHIGKKAAVCIREASLGPNFGMKGGAAGGGYAQVVPMEEMNLHFTGDFHAITSAHSLLSAMIDNHIYWGNALEIDTRRVVWRRVVDMNDRALRQITASLGGVANGFPRETGFDITVASEVMAILCLSKNLEDLQKRLGDMIVAYRRDRTPVYARDVKADGAMTVLLKDAMQPNLVQTLENNPAFVHGGPFANIAHGCNSVIATTTALKLADYVVTEAGFGADLGAEKFLNIKCRKAGLAPSCVVVVATVRAMKMNGGVAKADLGAENVDAVKNGCANLGRHIENVKSFGVPVVVAINHFVTDTDAEVQAVKDYVASQGSEAVLSRHWELGSEGSADLARKVVETIDKGEANFAPIYPDEMSLADKINTIATKIYRADAAVMDQKILNQLKDWEDQGYGNLPVCMAKTQYSFTTDPNERGAPTGFDIPVREVRLSAGAGFVVAICGEIMTMPGLPRVPSAENIKLNADGDVEGLF; translated from the coding sequence ATGGCTTACAAGACCGATATCGAAATTGCGCGTGAAGCGAGCAAGCAGCCCATTCAGGACATTGGTGAAAAACTGGGGATCTCCAGCAACGACCTTTTGCCCTACGGCCATGACAAGGCCAAAGTAAGCCAGCAGTTCATCAACTCTGTTCAGGGCAATGACAACGGCAAGCTGATCCTCGTCACAGCGATCAACCCAACGCCTGCGGGTGAGGGTAAGACAACGACAACGGTCGGTCTTGGGGATGGTCTGAACCATATCGGGAAAAAAGCCGCCGTGTGCATCCGCGAAGCCTCTTTGGGGCCGAACTTCGGCATGAAGGGCGGCGCCGCTGGCGGTGGCTATGCGCAGGTTGTGCCAATGGAAGAAATGAACCTGCATTTCACCGGCGACTTTCACGCGATTACTTCTGCACATTCGCTGCTGTCCGCGATGATCGACAACCACATCTATTGGGGTAACGCGCTGGAAATTGACACGCGCCGCGTTGTGTGGCGCCGTGTGGTGGATATGAACGACCGCGCCTTGCGCCAGATCACGGCCTCCCTTGGCGGCGTCGCGAATGGCTTCCCCCGCGAAACCGGCTTTGACATCACTGTGGCGTCCGAGGTTATGGCGATCCTGTGTCTGTCCAAAAACCTTGAAGATTTGCAAAAGCGCCTGGGCGATATGATCGTCGCCTACCGTCGCGACCGTACGCCGGTGTATGCCCGCGACGTCAAGGCGGACGGTGCGATGACTGTTTTGCTCAAGGACGCAATGCAGCCAAACCTCGTGCAGACGCTCGAAAACAATCCGGCTTTTGTGCATGGTGGTCCATTTGCGAACATCGCGCATGGGTGTAACTCGGTAATCGCCACAACCACCGCTTTGAAACTGGCGGATTACGTGGTGACAGAGGCGGGCTTTGGCGCAGACCTTGGTGCGGAAAAATTCCTCAACATCAAGTGCCGCAAGGCGGGTCTCGCACCATCCTGCGTTGTCGTGGTGGCAACTGTACGCGCGATGAAAATGAACGGCGGCGTGGCCAAGGCGGACCTTGGTGCTGAGAACGTTGATGCAGTGAAAAACGGTTGCGCAAACCTTGGCCGTCACATTGAAAACGTCAAATCCTTTGGCGTGCCGGTTGTCGTGGCGATCAACCACTTTGTCACGGATACGGATGCAGAAGTGCAGGCGGTCAAGGATTACGTCGCCAGCCAAGGGTCCGAAGCTGTCTTGTCACGCCACTGGGAGTTGGGTTCCGAAGGCTCCGCTGATCTTGCGCGCAAGGTTGTCGAAACCATCGACAAGGGGGAGGCCAACTTCGCGCCAATCTATCCTGACGAGATGAGCCTTGCAGATAAGATCAACACAATTGCGACGAAAATCTACCGTGCGGATGCGGCGGTGATGGACCAGAAAATCCTCAACCAGTTGAAAGACTGGGAAGATCAGGGGTACGGCAACCTGCCGGTCTGTATGGCGAAAACGCAATACAGCTTTACCACCGATCCCAATGAGCGCGGTGCGCCAACCGGGTTTGACATTCCGGTGCGCGAAGTGCGCTTGAGTGCAGGTGCTGGTTTCGTTGTTGCGATCTGCGGTGAGATTATGACCATGCCGGGCCTGCCGCGCGTGCCGTCAGCGGAAAACATCAAGTTGAATGCGGATGGTGATGTTGAGGGGCTGTTCTAA
- a CDS encoding ligase-associated DNA damage response DEXH box helicase produces the protein MSALPSIFVDWFASKDWQVHPHQQLMLDRAEERALLLIAPTGGGKTLAGFLPTLVDLVERPSSGLHTLYISPLKALAADIKRNLTTPVADMGLDIRIEDRTGDTPASRKKRQRVDPPHILLTTPESLALLTSYEDAPRMFSGLKRVVIDEIHALAESKRGDQLMLALGRLQRLCPDVRRVGLSATVEDPQAIAKLLSCDPDRCHILQADPGPAPDISMLMGTEVPPWSGGNAAYAISNVLEEVRKHKTTLIFHNTRAQAEIFFHNLWLANDDALPIGIHHGSLDRQQRERVEAAMVRGDLRAIVCTGSLDLGIDWGDVDLVIQIGAPKNVKRLVQRIGRANHRYNAPSKALLVPANRFEVVECVAALEAVRAGALDGEPRGSGPRDVLCQHILITAAAGPFNADALYREVVTVGAYAQLTRAEFDACLDFCATGGYALRAYDQWQRLQRRTDGNWQLRDPRTAQKIRMNIGTIQDTDTLKVRLKRNRGGKPLGEIEEGFAASLTPGDTFLIGGQIVKYEGLREMTVEVTRNAAKKPKVATFMGTKFATSTQLSARVVEMFQQDTWPDLPAHTADWLALQRRVSQLPRPGRLLIESFPHDGREQTVVYGFAGRNGQQTLGLLLSKRMEEMGLNPLGFVATDYATLIWGLDAVENPAPLFELEALQDGLDTWLAGNAVMKRTFRASATIAGLIQRNTPSARKSGRQATFSSDILYDTLQKYDPEHLLLDITREEALRGLVDFGRIEEMVRRIEGRIDHMKLSRVTPLAAPLFLEMGRVPVKGAAEEKLLAEESAKLMEQSGLAQITPSHNNQPAWRVGY, from the coding sequence ATGAGTGCGCTCCCTTCGATATTCGTTGATTGGTTTGCTTCGAAAGACTGGCAAGTCCACCCGCATCAGCAGCTAATGCTGGACCGGGCAGAAGAGCGTGCACTGTTGCTGATAGCCCCAACCGGCGGTGGAAAAACACTTGCGGGCTTCCTGCCGACCCTAGTCGATTTGGTAGAAAGACCTTCGTCAGGCCTGCACACGCTTTATATCTCGCCTCTCAAGGCACTGGCAGCAGACATCAAGCGCAACCTGACCACACCGGTTGCCGACATGGGTCTGGATATACGCATCGAAGACCGCACCGGTGATACGCCCGCCAGCCGAAAGAAACGGCAACGCGTCGATCCACCTCATATCCTTTTGACAACGCCGGAAAGCCTCGCGCTACTCACATCATATGAAGATGCACCACGCATGTTCAGCGGCTTGAAACGCGTGGTAATTGACGAGATCCATGCCCTTGCAGAATCCAAGCGCGGCGATCAACTGATGCTCGCGCTTGGGCGTTTACAGCGGCTTTGTCCGGACGTGCGTCGGGTCGGCTTGTCGGCAACGGTAGAGGATCCACAAGCCATCGCAAAACTGTTGTCGTGCGATCCCGACCGTTGCCACATCCTGCAGGCCGATCCCGGCCCCGCGCCGGATATTTCAATGCTGATGGGAACAGAGGTTCCTCCTTGGTCAGGGGGTAACGCTGCCTACGCCATCTCCAACGTGCTCGAAGAAGTGCGCAAACATAAAACCACTCTGATCTTTCACAATACCCGGGCACAGGCCGAAATATTCTTCCATAATCTCTGGCTGGCGAATGATGACGCTTTGCCCATTGGGATCCATCACGGTTCACTTGATCGTCAGCAGCGCGAACGGGTGGAAGCCGCGATGGTACGGGGTGATCTGCGCGCGATTGTCTGCACCGGCAGTCTTGATCTAGGGATAGATTGGGGCGACGTCGATCTGGTGATCCAGATTGGAGCCCCAAAAAACGTAAAACGGCTGGTACAAAGAATTGGTCGTGCAAATCATCGGTATAATGCACCATCCAAAGCGCTACTCGTGCCTGCCAACCGTTTTGAAGTCGTGGAATGCGTCGCCGCGTTGGAAGCCGTACGCGCTGGTGCTTTGGACGGTGAACCACGCGGGAGCGGGCCGCGAGATGTGTTATGCCAACACATTCTTATCACAGCGGCGGCCGGACCATTCAACGCTGATGCATTATATCGAGAAGTCGTAACGGTTGGAGCTTATGCCCAACTGACCCGCGCGGAATTTGACGCCTGTCTGGATTTTTGCGCAACGGGTGGCTATGCACTGCGCGCCTATGATCAATGGCAGCGTTTACAACGGCGCACTGACGGGAACTGGCAATTGCGCGACCCGCGCACGGCCCAGAAGATCCGAATGAATATCGGCACCATTCAGGACACCGATACACTCAAAGTTCGTCTCAAACGTAACCGTGGGGGCAAACCGCTGGGCGAAATTGAAGAGGGCTTCGCGGCTTCTCTAACACCCGGCGACACGTTCCTGATCGGTGGGCAAATCGTAAAATACGAAGGTCTTAGGGAAATGACCGTCGAAGTCACAAGGAACGCAGCAAAAAAACCAAAGGTTGCGACCTTCATGGGGACAAAATTCGCGACTTCCACGCAATTGAGCGCACGTGTTGTGGAGATGTTCCAACAAGATACATGGCCTGATTTACCTGCGCATACGGCAGATTGGCTCGCTCTGCAGCGCCGTGTAAGCCAGTTGCCCAGACCCGGACGGCTTTTGATTGAAAGCTTTCCGCATGACGGTCGCGAACAAACAGTGGTCTATGGGTTCGCCGGACGGAACGGGCAGCAGACGTTGGGATTGTTGCTGAGCAAGCGGATGGAAGAAATGGGGCTGAACCCTTTGGGCTTTGTTGCAACGGATTATGCCACTTTGATCTGGGGTCTGGATGCCGTCGAAAACCCGGCACCGCTTTTTGAGTTGGAAGCGCTTCAGGATGGTCTGGACACGTGGTTGGCAGGAAATGCAGTAATGAAGCGCACATTTCGCGCCAGCGCAACAATTGCGGGTCTGATTCAGCGCAACACGCCTTCTGCACGCAAGTCGGGTCGGCAGGCCACATTCAGTTCCGACATTCTCTATGACACATTGCAGAAATATGATCCGGAACATCTTTTGCTGGACATAACCCGCGAGGAGGCACTGCGCGGATTGGTGGATTTTGGTCGAATTGAAGAAATGGTTCGACGCATTGAAGGGCGCATTGACCATATGAAGCTGTCACGGGTAACACCTTTGGCGGCACCGCTTTTCCTGGAAATGGGTCGTGTCCCTGTCAAGGGTGCCGCGGAGGAAAAGCTGCTTGCCGAGGAATCCGCCAAACTCATGGAGCAATCCGGCCTGGCGCAGATCACACCCTCTCACAACAATCAGCCTGCCTGGCGCGTGGGGTACTGA
- a CDS encoding PaaI family thioesterase, translating to MDDIDRQRIAESFAAQNMMHTFGAELSSVEPEQVVITAPILTCALQQQGLGHAALTFSIGDSAAGYAALTTLPLDREVVTAEIKINLLAPAKGELLRATGRVVKPGKRLIVVTSEVHAIQEGSETLIAVLQGTMVPVPR from the coding sequence ATGGACGATATTGATCGACAAAGGATCGCCGAGAGTTTTGCAGCTCAGAACATGATGCATACCTTTGGTGCCGAGCTCAGCTCCGTTGAGCCCGAGCAAGTCGTCATAACGGCACCAATTCTGACCTGCGCCCTCCAGCAACAAGGGCTTGGGCATGCGGCGTTGACGTTTTCGATTGGGGATAGTGCAGCGGGCTATGCTGCACTAACAACCCTGCCCCTCGATCGGGAAGTTGTCACAGCGGAAATCAAAATCAATCTACTGGCGCCTGCCAAAGGTGAACTATTGCGCGCCACTGGCCGGGTGGTCAAACCGGGCAAGCGATTGATTGTGGTGACCAGTGAGGTCCATGCCATTCAAGAGGGCTCGGAAACCTTGATTGCGGTTCTTCAAGGCACAATGGTGCCTGTTCCCCGCTAG
- a CDS encoding methyl-accepting chemotaxis protein yields the protein MFKSLISSPVSMIFALSWVLLFIVTGSAFMIGGAVVSVAMTSLSFIALGVLMARSQRNLAPVGAAVALIGQAIALTSAFQGHPWQIDTHMMFFALLACLVSLRSVPAILAGTVIIAVHHISFSLVMPSLLYPSGAFTQNIARTTLHAVIVIVETAALVLTVIQLKRMDQQMQEKANDLAVSLQSSDDARKQAQIAQADAEKSKEVAEAAQQQAESSLAQSRDADLVRQHAETEQTRLQKEHIENQQARSDEQTMAVEALELALSELENGDLTIRIHQNLPADYEKLRNAFNSALATLEEMVSEVANRSEQMDTEVQEISSATDDLARRTEQQAATLRETSEALEELTRTVRTTAQTVDDANTSAQGAQSSAKNSSTIVSEASEAMEAIRNGADEISKIVEVIDGISFQTNLLALNAGVEAARAGEAGRGFAVVASEVRGLAQRSSESATNISALIDRSGQEVTVGSTKIGETVSALQNVVETVLEITTKMNSISENTHAQSTGISSLNASVSDLDAVTQQNAAMFEETNAACANLSDGARTMRELTQRFRVSQSVNDTRNVA from the coding sequence ATGTTTAAATCTCTCATTTCCTCCCCTGTCAGTATGATCTTTGCTTTATCCTGGGTATTGCTGTTCATTGTCACGGGTTCGGCTTTCATGATCGGCGGAGCAGTTGTTTCTGTTGCCATGACCTCCCTGTCTTTCATTGCACTGGGCGTCCTGATGGCGCGCAGTCAACGCAACCTTGCACCTGTCGGCGCGGCAGTAGCACTGATCGGACAAGCAATTGCCCTTACCTCAGCGTTTCAGGGACATCCTTGGCAAATCGACACGCATATGATGTTTTTTGCACTTTTGGCCTGCCTGGTCAGTTTGCGCAGCGTCCCGGCCATACTGGCAGGAACAGTGATCATAGCGGTCCATCATATATCGTTCTCTTTGGTGATGCCCTCCCTGCTCTACCCATCCGGCGCATTCACTCAGAATATTGCACGTACAACTCTGCACGCGGTTATCGTCATAGTTGAAACTGCGGCCTTGGTTCTGACAGTGATTCAGTTGAAACGCATGGACCAACAGATGCAGGAAAAAGCAAATGACCTGGCCGTCAGCCTACAGTCATCGGACGATGCTCGAAAACAAGCCCAAATTGCCCAGGCAGATGCCGAAAAATCCAAAGAGGTCGCCGAGGCCGCACAACAACAGGCGGAATCCTCTCTGGCCCAATCGCGCGACGCAGATCTGGTCAGGCAACATGCTGAAACGGAGCAGACAAGACTTCAAAAAGAACATATCGAAAACCAACAAGCCCGATCAGACGAGCAGACGATGGCCGTGGAGGCACTGGAGCTTGCTCTGTCAGAGCTTGAAAACGGTGATTTGACGATACGTATCCATCAGAACCTGCCTGCGGACTACGAAAAGTTAAGAAATGCGTTTAACTCTGCACTGGCAACGCTGGAAGAAATGGTATCGGAAGTCGCCAACCGCTCCGAGCAAATGGATACAGAGGTTCAGGAAATTTCCTCTGCGACAGATGACTTGGCAAGACGAACAGAACAACAAGCCGCAACTCTGCGGGAGACTTCAGAGGCTCTCGAAGAACTGACACGTACAGTTCGAACCACGGCTCAGACCGTGGATGATGCCAATACTTCGGCGCAAGGCGCGCAGTCCAGCGCGAAAAACAGCAGCACCATTGTTTCGGAGGCATCAGAGGCCATGGAAGCGATACGGAATGGTGCCGATGAAATTTCAAAGATCGTCGAAGTCATTGACGGAATTTCATTCCAGACAAATCTGTTGGCACTCAATGCGGGGGTTGAGGCCGCGCGTGCAGGTGAAGCGGGGCGCGGTTTCGCCGTTGTCGCGTCCGAGGTACGCGGCCTCGCACAACGATCATCCGAGAGTGCAACCAACATCAGTGCGCTCATTGACCGATCCGGACAGGAAGTAACCGTCGGATCAACCAAAATTGGCGAGACCGTGAGTGCGCTCCAAAATGTGGTCGAGACCGTGTTGGAAATCACTACAAAAATGAACTCGATTTCTGAAAATACCCATGCACAAAGTACAGGTATATCCTCACTGAATGCGTCAGTTTCAGATCTGGATGCGGTAACTCAGCAAAATGCCGCAATGTTTGAAGAAACTAATGCGGCGTGCGCGAACCTGTCCGACGGCGCTCGCACAATGCGCGAACTCACTCAGCGATTTCGTGTGTCACAATCGGTCAATGACACACGCAACGTCGCGTAA
- the ftsH gene encoding ATP-dependent zinc metalloprotease FtsH, producing MGNARNIAFWVVLFLLILALFNLFSGPGSTLQSREISYSEFVDAVESGSVSNVTLDGEQVRFRQEDGTDYIAIKPEDAEITTLLIENDIAVRAEQQQQSGFQTFLMSLLPFLLLIGVWVYFMNRMQGGGKGGAMGFGKSKAKMLTEKHGRVTFDDVAGIDEAKEELEEIVEFLRNPQKFSRLGGKIPKGALLEGPPGTGKTLLARAIAGEAGVPFFTISGSDFVEMFVGVGASRVRDMFEQAKKNAPCIVFIDEIDAVGRHRGAGYGGGNDEREQTLNQLLVEMDGFEANEGVIIIAATNRKDVLDPALLRPGRFDRQVTVGNPDIKGREKILGVHARKTPLGPDVDLRIIARGTPGFSGADLANLVNEAALGAARVGRRFVTMIDFEQAKDKIMMGAERRSMVMTTAQKEMTAYHEAGHALVGMTLPKCDPVYKATIIPRGGALGMVMSLPEMDRLNMFKDECHQRLAMTMAGKAAEIHKYGPDAVSNGPAGDIMQASGLARAMVLQWGMSDKVGNIDYSEAAQGYQGATAGFSVSANTKETVEEEVRRFIQDGYDWALKIIVERETEFERLAQGLLEYETLTGDEIKRVMDGEPPAPPADEDDKPDSGSAPSITGIPKAKAKNKKAPPSDGGLEPEPST from the coding sequence TTGGGTAACGCACGCAACATCGCCTTTTGGGTCGTCTTGTTTCTTTTGATCCTGGCACTGTTTAATCTGTTTAGCGGGCCTGGTAGCACGCTCCAAAGCCGCGAGATCAGCTATTCGGAATTTGTTGACGCGGTCGAATCCGGTAGCGTAAGCAATGTCACGCTCGACGGTGAGCAGGTGCGCTTCCGTCAAGAGGATGGCACGGATTATATCGCGATCAAGCCGGAAGATGCCGAAATAACAACGCTTTTGATCGAAAACGATATTGCTGTACGCGCCGAGCAACAGCAGCAATCTGGTTTCCAGACCTTTCTGATGTCGCTGTTGCCTTTCCTTCTGTTGATTGGCGTCTGGGTCTATTTCATGAACAGGATGCAGGGCGGCGGCAAAGGCGGTGCCATGGGCTTTGGGAAATCAAAGGCCAAGATGCTTACAGAAAAGCACGGGCGTGTGACCTTTGATGATGTCGCAGGAATCGATGAAGCCAAGGAAGAGCTCGAAGAAATCGTGGAGTTCCTGCGCAACCCGCAAAAATTCAGCCGTTTGGGCGGGAAAATCCCCAAAGGTGCTCTGCTGGAAGGCCCTCCCGGCACTGGTAAAACGCTGCTAGCGCGTGCCATTGCGGGCGAAGCAGGCGTTCCATTCTTCACAATTTCGGGCTCTGATTTTGTTGAAATGTTTGTCGGCGTGGGCGCAAGCCGCGTGCGGGATATGTTTGAGCAAGCCAAGAAAAATGCGCCTTGCATCGTGTTCATTGATGAAATCGACGCGGTGGGTCGTCACCGGGGAGCCGGATACGGCGGCGGTAATGACGAGCGGGAACAGACGCTCAACCAGTTGCTTGTTGAGATGGACGGTTTTGAAGCCAACGAGGGTGTCATCATCATCGCGGCGACAAACCGCAAGGATGTTCTTGATCCGGCACTGCTGCGTCCCGGACGTTTTGACCGTCAGGTCACGGTTGGAAACCCGGATATCAAGGGCCGCGAGAAAATCCTTGGCGTGCATGCGCGCAAAACGCCTCTGGGTCCTGATGTGGATCTGCGGATCATTGCGCGCGGCACACCCGGCTTTTCCGGTGCTGATCTGGCCAACCTTGTGAATGAGGCGGCATTGGGTGCTGCGCGGGTTGGTCGCAGGTTCGTGACGATGATCGATTTTGAACAGGCCAAGGACAAGATCATGATGGGCGCGGAACGTCGCTCCATGGTGATGACGACCGCTCAAAAAGAAATGACCGCCTATCACGAGGCCGGCCACGCGCTGGTGGGTATGACGCTGCCGAAATGTGACCCGGTCTACAAGGCCACGATCATTCCACGTGGCGGTGCGTTGGGCATGGTGATGAGCCTGCCTGAAATGGATCGCCTCAACATGTTCAAGGACGAGTGCCACCAACGTCTGGCCATGACCATGGCCGGCAAGGCGGCAGAAATCCACAAATACGGCCCCGATGCGGTTTCCAATGGTCCGGCGGGTGACATCATGCAAGCCTCTGGTCTGGCGCGCGCGATGGTCTTGCAATGGGGCATGTCGGATAAAGTAGGCAACATTGACTATTCCGAGGCAGCTCAAGGGTATCAGGGCGCGACGGCTGGGTTTTCGGTTTCCGCCAATACGAAAGAAACCGTCGAAGAAGAGGTTCGCCGCTTTATTCAGGACGGGTATGATTGGGCGCTCAAGATTATTGTGGAGCGGGAGACGGAGTTTGAACGTTTGGCTCAGGGACTGTTGGAATACGAAACACTGACAGGAGATGAAATCAAACGCGTGATGGATGGTGAGCCGCCTGCACCCCCCGCGGATGAAGATGACAAACCTGACAGCGGCTCGGCCCCTAGCATTACCGGGATTCCAAAAGCCAAGGCCAAAAATAAAAAGGCGCCGCCCTCGGATGGCGGTTTGGAACCAGAGCCTTCGACCTGA